Proteins encoded by one window of Akkermansia muciniphila ATCC BAA-835:
- the hisF gene encoding imidazole glycerol phosphate synthase subunit HisF, whose amino-acid sequence MLAKRIIPCLDVTDGRVVKGTNFINLRDAGDPVECARAYDAQQADELVFLDITASSDGRATMADVVRRTAACCFMPLTVGGGIRSVKDMREMLLAGADKVSLNTAAINRPELINEGAVAFGSQCIVVAIDAKRQASGKWGVSTHGGRKFVGLDAVEWAVEAERRGAGEILLTSMDADGAKTGYDIELTRAVSSAVRIPVIASGGAGNLDHMVDVLVEGKADAVLAASIFHFGEYTVPEAKAYFASRGIPVRPLAE is encoded by the coding sequence GTGCTGGCTAAAAGAATCATTCCGTGTCTGGACGTAACGGACGGCAGGGTCGTCAAGGGGACCAATTTCATTAATCTGAGAGATGCCGGGGATCCTGTAGAATGTGCCAGGGCGTATGATGCCCAGCAGGCGGATGAACTTGTTTTTCTGGATATTACCGCTTCTTCCGATGGCCGTGCCACCATGGCGGACGTGGTGCGCCGCACGGCGGCATGCTGCTTCATGCCGCTGACGGTAGGCGGCGGCATCCGTTCCGTAAAGGACATGCGCGAAATGCTTCTGGCGGGTGCGGACAAGGTTTCCCTGAATACGGCGGCCATCAATAGGCCGGAGCTGATTAATGAAGGTGCGGTGGCTTTTGGCAGCCAGTGCATCGTCGTCGCTATTGACGCCAAGCGCCAGGCTTCCGGCAAGTGGGGCGTTTCCACCCATGGAGGCCGGAAATTCGTGGGGCTGGATGCCGTGGAATGGGCTGTGGAGGCGGAACGCCGCGGAGCCGGGGAAATCTTGTTGACCAGCATGGATGCGGACGGAGCCAAAACGGGTTATGATATTGAATTGACCCGCGCCGTAAGCAGTGCGGTGCGCATTCCGGTAATCGCCAGCGGGGGTGCGGGTAATTTGGATCACATGGTGGACGTGCTGGTGGAAGGGAAGGCGGATGCCGTGCTGGCGGCTTCCATTTTCCATTTTGGGGAATACACGGTGCCGGAAGCCAAGGCTTACTTTGCTTCCAGAGGAATACCCGTGCGTCCTTTGGCGGAATAG